One window of Gemmatimonadaceae bacterium genomic DNA carries:
- a CDS encoding cytochrome b/b6 domain-containing protein, protein MPAAEIVPRDPPAAPNRRARHHPIARITHWVSALALCVMAGSGLRIFNASPSFAPKGSTFALWPWNGTPAPASLTFGGWLGGARHWHFAMMWLLVANGLLYLGHLWLRGEWRTLMPLRGDVRDAIQMAHFYLGLRMRHPHQGKHNALQKFAYSAMIVLGIVSVVTGVAIWKPVSLGWLAAAMGGYHWARWWHFAAMLGLGLLVVVHVVMVFAVDPYALRAMTTGGYDAERWSPERRNARPFINLAPAQADDTP, encoded by the coding sequence ATGCCTGCAGCCGAGATCGTCCCGCGCGACCCTCCGGCCGCGCCGAACCGCCGTGCGCGGCACCACCCGATCGCGCGGATCACGCACTGGGTCAGCGCCCTCGCCTTGTGCGTGATGGCAGGCTCGGGACTTCGCATCTTCAATGCCAGTCCATCATTTGCGCCGAAGGGCAGCACGTTTGCGCTCTGGCCGTGGAACGGCACGCCGGCCCCGGCCAGCCTGACCTTCGGCGGGTGGCTGGGCGGCGCGCGGCACTGGCATTTCGCGATGATGTGGCTGCTGGTGGCCAACGGCCTGCTCTACCTCGGCCACCTCTGGCTGCGCGGCGAGTGGCGCACTCTGATGCCGCTCCGCGGCGACGTCCGCGATGCGATCCAGATGGCGCACTTCTACCTTGGCCTGCGCATGCGACACCCGCATCAGGGCAAGCACAACGCGCTCCAGAAGTTCGCGTACTCCGCCATGATCGTGCTGGGCATCGTGTCGGTGGTGACCGGTGTCGCGATCTGGAAGCCGGTGTCACTCGGCTGGCTGGCGGCGGCGATGGGTGGCTATCACTGGGCCCGCTGGTGGCACTTCGCCGCGATGCTGGGCCTGGGCCTGCTGGTGGTGGTGCACGTGGTGATGGTGTTCGCGGTGGATCCGTATGCGCTGCGCGCGATGACGACCGGCGGCTACGATGCGGAGCGCTGGTCGCCGGAACGCCGCAATGCCCGGCCCTTCATCAACCTTGCCCCGGCACAGGCCGACGATACGCCATGA